The following proteins are co-located in the Deinococcus metallilatus genome:
- a CDS encoding SIR2 family NAD-dependent protein deacylase, producing the protein MKLEEARAALRKARRVAVLTGAGVSAESGIPTFRDAQTGHWARFRPEDLASPEAYRRDPETVWQWYAGRYADVTRAQPNEAHIRLAELEREKGEGFFLATQNVDGLHARAGSERLVELHGNLTSARCEECGTVTSLPAPDTFTPPPACPTCGARMRPNIVWFGEYLPEDALEAATRAFQEADVALIVGTSGVVYPAAGLAFETRRGGGAVIEVNPEETELTPYMDYSVREVASKGLAALLDS; encoded by the coding sequence ATGAAGCTCGAAGAGGCCCGCGCCGCCCTCCGGAAGGCCCGCCGCGTCGCCGTGCTGACCGGTGCGGGCGTGAGCGCCGAGAGCGGTATCCCCACCTTCCGCGACGCCCAGACCGGCCACTGGGCACGCTTCCGTCCCGAAGACCTCGCCAGCCCGGAGGCGTACCGACGCGACCCCGAAACAGTGTGGCAGTGGTACGCGGGCCGCTACGCCGACGTGACGCGCGCGCAACCCAACGAGGCACACATCCGGCTGGCCGAACTGGAACGCGAAAAGGGCGAAGGCTTTTTCCTCGCCACGCAGAACGTGGACGGCCTGCACGCCCGCGCTGGAAGCGAGCGCCTGGTGGAACTGCACGGCAACCTGACCAGCGCCCGCTGCGAGGAGTGCGGCACGGTCACGTCCCTGCCCGCGCCGGACACCTTCACGCCCCCGCCTGCCTGCCCCACCTGCGGCGCCCGGATGCGCCCCAACATCGTCTGGTTTGGCGAATACCTGCCCGAGGACGCCCTGGAGGCCGCGACCCGTGCCTTTCAGGAGGCGGACGTGGCCCTGATCGTGGGCACCAGCGGCGTAGTCTACCCGGCGGCGGGACTCGCCTTCGAGACGCGGCGGGGGGGCGGCGCGGTGATCGAGGTGAACCCCGAGGAGACGGAACTGACGCCGTACATGGACTACAGCGTGCGGGAGGTGGCCTCGAAGGGGCTGGCGGCGCTGCTGGACAGCTAA
- a CDS encoding carboxypeptidase M32 — MTQTPTDAAWTELQTRFQELADLGGTLALLGWDQSTYLPAGAAGGRARQQALLARLRHERATDAAYGRRLDELAGRDDLSPVQARTLAVARKEFGEATRFPARFVAEFSQHVGESYAAWTGARPANDFARMVPYLEKTLDLSLQAASYFPEFADPLDYFIDQSDEGMTAAQVGEIFSALRAALVPVVEAVTAAEPPRTDFLHRRYPGQEQLKFGEAVIRDYGYDFTRGRQDLTHHPFMTRLGGHDLRITTRVKENDLTEALYSTLHESGHAMYEQGVAEELLGTPLGGGVSAGVHESQSRLWENLVGRSRAFWAAYFGKLRDTFPEQLADVTEGEMYRAVNTVARSLIRTDADELTYNLHVITRFELERELLGGRLAVRDLADAWHAAYEQNLGLRAENDVNGVLQDVHWYFGNIGGAFQGYTLGNVLSAQFYAAAERANPGLEADLARADFGRLHGWLRENVYAPGRLYTPNELVERATGEPLTVEPYLKYLREKYGALFS; from the coding sequence ATGACTCAGACGCCGACCGACGCGGCCTGGACGGAACTGCAAACCCGCTTTCAGGAACTCGCCGACCTGGGCGGCACCCTGGCGCTGCTGGGGTGGGACCAGAGCACCTATCTTCCGGCAGGCGCAGCGGGCGGACGGGCGCGGCAGCAGGCGCTTCTCGCCCGCCTGCGGCACGAGCGGGCCACCGACGCGGCCTACGGGCGGCGGCTTGATGAACTGGCGGGCCGGGACGACCTGTCCCCTGTGCAGGCGCGGACGCTCGCGGTCGCCCGCAAGGAGTTCGGGGAAGCCACCCGCTTTCCCGCCCGGTTCGTCGCGGAGTTCAGCCAGCACGTGGGCGAGAGTTACGCCGCCTGGACCGGGGCGCGCCCCGCGAACGACTTCGCGCGGATGGTGCCGTACCTGGAAAAGACCCTGGACCTCAGCCTCCAGGCCGCCAGCTACTTTCCCGAGTTCGCGGACCCGCTGGACTACTTCATCGACCAGTCGGACGAGGGGATGACCGCCGCACAGGTGGGCGAAATCTTCTCTGCCCTCCGCGCGGCGCTGGTGCCGGTGGTGGAGGCGGTGACCGCAGCCGAGCCGCCCCGCACCGACTTCCTGCACCGCCGCTACCCGGGCCAGGAGCAACTGAAATTCGGAGAGGCCGTGATCCGCGATTACGGGTACGACTTCACGCGCGGGCGGCAGGACCTCACCCACCACCCCTTCATGACCCGGCTGGGCGGGCACGACCTGCGGATCACCACCCGCGTGAAGGAAAACGACCTGACCGAGGCCCTGTACTCCACCCTGCACGAATCCGGCCACGCGATGTACGAGCAGGGCGTGGCGGAGGAGCTGCTGGGCACCCCGCTGGGCGGCGGCGTCAGCGCGGGCGTCCACGAGAGCCAGTCGCGCCTGTGGGAGAATCTGGTGGGCCGCAGCCGGGCCTTCTGGGCCGCGTACTTCGGGAAGCTCCGCGACACCTTCCCCGAACAGCTCGCGGACGTGACCGAGGGCGAGATGTACCGCGCCGTGAACACCGTCGCCCGTTCCCTGATCCGCACCGACGCCGACGAACTCACCTACAACCTGCACGTCATCACCCGCTTCGAGCTGGAGCGCGAACTGCTGGGAGGCCGCCTGGCCGTGCGCGACCTGGCCGACGCCTGGCACGCCGCCTACGAGCAGAACCTGGGCCTGCGCGCCGAGAACGACGTAAACGGCGTGCTTCAGGATGTCCACTGGTACTTCGGCAACATCGGCGGGGCCTTCCAGGGCTACACGCTGGGCAACGTGCTCAGCGCGCAGTTCTACGCCGCCGCCGAGCGGGCGAATCCGGGGCTGGAGGCCGACCTCGCCCGCGCCGACTTCGGCCGCCTGCACGGCTGGCTGCGCGAGAACGTGTACGCGCCGGGCCGCCTCTACACGCCGAATGAACTGGTCGAGCGGGCCACCGGGGAGCCGCTGACGGTGGAGCCGTACCTGAAGTACCTGCGGGAGAAGTACGGGGCACTGTTCTCGT
- a CDS encoding DUF512 domain-containing protein produces the protein MTAAEQLQEQEQVFPAPIKTVEPGSPAERAGVRPGDLLIRVNGVPVTDVLAYRHRLSQGCVVLEISRPVERPAVLTGVLGTAQDHHRLAYDPAAPTFTFEVEWEDPGLEFEEVLFDGIKKCANKCDFCYVHQMPRGFRKSLYIMDDDYRLSFLYGSFVTLTNLTEGDINRILDENLSPLYVSVHTANQDLRQDLMKWWKLKVKDPQAVQIRSMIERLESIDLYTQIVLVPGRNDREHLDETVEYLSSRPNVISAAVVPIGLTGHRTNLPDVRTFTREEAQDTLARLNRWRKKFLSERGTRFVFPSDELYLLAGEPLPSEEDYEGFPMLENGVGMIRDFLTEGLPGLPAALPAPRKVILGTGLLFADSLDRAVEPLRQIEGLELEVRAVENKTFGRVTTVAGLLTGRCFRHAIQPGEADLLIVPPTTLRYGTELMLDDTSLTELRQEFRMDVRPGGATLGELARVLLEGVQSSGHQWGMSAHAVKEQRGQA, from the coding sequence GTGACAGCAGCCGAGCAGCTTCAAGAACAGGAACAGGTCTTTCCGGCACCGATCAAGACGGTGGAGCCGGGCAGCCCTGCCGAGCGGGCGGGCGTGCGGCCCGGCGATCTGCTGATCCGCGTGAACGGCGTCCCGGTGACGGACGTGCTGGCCTACCGCCACCGGCTTTCGCAGGGGTGCGTGGTGCTGGAGATCAGCCGCCCGGTGGAGCGCCCCGCCGTGCTGACGGGCGTCCTCGGGACGGCGCAGGATCATCACCGCCTCGCCTACGACCCGGCGGCCCCCACCTTCACCTTCGAGGTGGAGTGGGAGGACCCTGGCCTGGAGTTCGAGGAAGTGCTGTTCGACGGCATCAAGAAGTGCGCCAACAAGTGCGACTTCTGCTATGTGCACCAGATGCCGCGCGGCTTCCGCAAGAGCCTCTACATCATGGACGACGATTACCGCCTGTCCTTTCTCTACGGCTCTTTTGTGACCCTCACCAATCTGACCGAAGGCGACATCAACCGGATTCTCGACGAGAACCTCTCGCCGCTGTACGTGTCGGTCCACACGGCCAATCAGGACCTCCGTCAGGACCTGATGAAGTGGTGGAAGCTGAAGGTCAAGGACCCCCAGGCGGTGCAGATTCGCTCGATGATCGAGCGGCTGGAGAGCATCGACCTCTACACCCAGATCGTGCTGGTGCCGGGCCGCAACGACCGCGAGCATCTGGACGAGACGGTCGAGTATTTGAGCAGCCGCCCCAACGTGATCTCGGCGGCGGTGGTGCCCATCGGCCTGACCGGGCACCGCACCAACCTCCCCGACGTGCGGACCTTCACGCGGGAGGAGGCGCAGGACACGCTGGCCCGCCTGAACCGCTGGCGCAAGAAGTTCCTGAGTGAACGCGGCACCCGTTTCGTCTTTCCCTCCGACGAGCTGTATCTGCTGGCCGGGGAACCCCTTCCCAGCGAGGAGGACTACGAAGGCTTCCCGATGCTGGAAAACGGCGTGGGCATGATCCGCGACTTCCTCACGGAAGGCCTGCCGGGACTGCCCGCCGCCCTCCCGGCGCCCCGCAAGGTGATTCTGGGGACCGGCCTGCTGTTCGCGGACTCGCTGGACCGCGCGGTGGAACCCCTGCGCCAGATCGAAGGTTTGGAATTGGAAGTGCGGGCGGTGGAGAACAAGACCTTCGGCCGGGTCACGACGGTGGCGGGCCTGCTGACCGGGCGCTGCTTCCGCCACGCCATCCAGCCGGGCGAGGCCGACCTGCTGATCGTCCCGCCCACCACCCTGCGCTACGGCACCGAGCTGATGCTGGACGACACCAGCCTGACGGAGTTGCGCCAGGAATTCCGTATGGACGTGCGGCCGGGCGGCGCGACGCTGGGCGAACTGGCCCGCGTCCTGCTGGAAGGCGTGCAGAGCAGCGGCCACCAGTGGGGCATGAGCGCGCACGCCGTCAAGGAGCAGCGCGGGCAGGCGTAG
- the ribH gene encoding 6,7-dimethyl-8-ribityllumazine synthase has translation MNRREGHLLATDLRFAVVSTRWNHLIVDRLVEGAELAFVQHGGKTANLDHFIVPGSHELPLVARKLAETGRYDAVVCLGAVIRGDTDHYEFVAGSAASGVLNSSLHTGVPIAFGVLTTETVEQALNRAGIKAGNKGAEATLAMIETVNLLRQVY, from the coding sequence ATGAACCGCCGCGAAGGCCACCTGCTCGCCACCGACCTCCGCTTCGCCGTCGTGTCCACCCGCTGGAACCACCTGATCGTCGACCGTCTGGTGGAGGGAGCCGAACTCGCCTTTGTCCAGCACGGCGGCAAGACCGCGAACCTCGACCACTTCATCGTCCCCGGCTCGCACGAGCTGCCGCTGGTGGCCCGGAAGCTGGCCGAAACCGGGCGGTACGACGCGGTGGTGTGCCTGGGAGCCGTCATTCGCGGCGACACCGACCACTACGAGTTCGTGGCGGGCAGCGCGGCGAGTGGCGTCCTGAACTCCTCACTGCACACGGGCGTGCCCATCGCCTTCGGCGTCCTGACCACCGAAACCGTCGAACAGGCCCTCAACCGCGCCGGGATCAAGGCCGGGAACAAGGGCGCGGAGGCCACCCTCGCCATGATCGAGACGGTGAATCTGCTGCGGCAGGTGTACTGA
- a CDS encoding RNA 2'-phosphotransferase — translation MTDEQLSRRLSYLLRHAPGELGVTLEPDGWAPVQAVLRHLRVSREQLERVVATNNKQRFSLDGDRIRANQGHSVPVDLGLTPAVPPARLYHGTHPAALPAIRQEGLRKMGRHHVHLSPDPETARRVGARRGVPVVLEVEAGAMHAAGYVFYLSANGVWLVDAVPPEFLAFP, via the coding sequence GTGACCGACGAGCAGCTTTCCCGCCGCCTCTCGTACCTGCTGCGCCACGCGCCCGGCGAGCTGGGCGTGACGCTGGAGCCGGACGGCTGGGCACCCGTGCAGGCCGTTCTCCGCCATCTGCGCGTCTCCCGCGAGCAACTGGAACGGGTGGTCGCCACCAACAACAAGCAGAGGTTCTCGCTGGACGGCGACCGCATCCGCGCGAATCAGGGGCACAGCGTCCCGGTCGATCTGGGCCTCACGCCCGCCGTCCCGCCCGCGCGGCTCTACCACGGCACGCACCCGGCGGCCCTGCCTGCTATCCGCCAGGAGGGGCTGCGGAAAATGGGGCGGCACCACGTCCACCTCTCGCCCGATCCCGAGACGGCCCGGCGCGTGGGGGCCAGGCGCGGCGTGCCGGTGGTGCTGGAGGTGGAGGCCGGAGCCATGCACGCCGCCGGGTACGTCTTTTACCTCAGCGCGAACGGCGTGTGGCTGGTGGACGCGGTCCCGCCGGAGTTCCTGGCGTTTCCCTGA
- the ribD gene encoding bifunctional diaminohydroxyphosphoribosylaminopyrimidine deaminase/5-amino-6-(5-phosphoribosylamino)uracil reductase RibD, whose translation MCEVNAPPGTRVEKIPLAGPDAAFMAQALAQAARGLGRTAPNPPVGCVVVRGGDIVGRGFHSRAGEPHAEVFALREAGEQARGAAAYVTLEPCGHFGRTPPCADALIGAGVARVVVAALDPDPRVSGAGVRRLRAAGLDVTLGVLEDEATAQQAGFRSLVARGRPWVVAKYAMTLDGKIAALRADGTPEGRGAVTGEQARERVMRWRDEQDAIAVGSGTLLADDPALTTRGVPGGRDPRPVVFDRRARTPLTARVWRPGAVLVTSPSADARAHAAAGVQVLRAATLPEALRGLGRLEISSLLLEGGSGLLGAFLAAGLVDEVRALIAPRLLGAGLPPLDGPLRPMGQAEALSHLRVETLGPDVLISGLLNRVPRLQRAAAREE comes from the coding sequence ATGTGTGAAGTGAATGCTCCGCCCGGCACACGGGTGGAGAAGATTCCGCTGGCTGGACCGGACGCCGCCTTCATGGCGCAGGCGCTCGCCCAGGCGGCGCGGGGCCTGGGGCGCACGGCCCCCAATCCCCCGGTGGGCTGCGTCGTCGTGCGGGGGGGCGACATCGTGGGGCGCGGCTTTCACTCCCGCGCGGGTGAACCCCACGCCGAGGTGTTCGCCTTGCGTGAGGCGGGCGAGCAGGCGCGGGGCGCGGCGGCCTACGTCACCCTGGAGCCGTGCGGCCACTTCGGGCGGACGCCCCCCTGCGCGGACGCGCTGATCGGGGCGGGCGTGGCGCGGGTGGTCGTGGCGGCCCTCGACCCCGACCCCCGCGTCAGCGGCGCGGGCGTTCGCCGCCTGCGGGCGGCGGGCCTGGACGTGACGCTGGGCGTGCTGGAGGACGAGGCCACAGCGCAGCAGGCGGGCTTTCGCAGCCTGGTGGCGCGGGGGCGGCCCTGGGTGGTCGCGAAATATGCCATGACCCTGGATGGCAAGATCGCCGCCCTGCGGGCAGACGGCACGCCCGAGGGCCGCGGGGCCGTGACGGGCGAGCAGGCCCGCGAGCGGGTCATGCGCTGGCGCGACGAGCAAGACGCCATCGCGGTCGGCAGCGGCACCCTCCTGGCCGACGACCCGGCCCTCACCACGCGCGGGGTGCCGGGGGGACGTGACCCGCGCCCGGTGGTGTTCGACCGCCGGGCACGGACGCCACTGACGGCCCGCGTATGGCGTCCGGGAGCCGTCCTCGTCACGTCGCCCTCTGCGGACGCGAGGGCCCACGCGGCGGCGGGCGTGCAGGTTCTCCGCGCGGCCACCCTGCCGGAAGCCCTGCGCGGTCTGGGCCGCCTGGAGATCTCCAGCCTGCTGCTGGAGGGCGGCTCCGGCCTGCTGGGCGCGTTCCTCGCGGCCGGGCTGGTGGACGAGGTGCGTGCCCTGATCGCCCCCCGGCTGCTGGGTGCGGGCCTGCCGCCGCTGGACGGCCCGCTGCGCCCGATGGGCCAGGCAGAGGCCCTCTCCCACCTGCGGGTGGAAACCCTCGGCCCGGACGTGCTGATTTCGGGCCTGCTCAACCGGGTTCCGCGTCTGCAAAGAGCAGCGGCGCGGGAGGAGTGA
- a CDS encoding vWA domain-containing protein — protein sequence MARVTRYSKFEGELDQLDSSELMQMIQEALLGKGMNDPYDPDPDARPSMNDLFDAILEALAERGMLPEDMLMEAMQADDVRETRLGQQIERLMDKLQQDGFIRKEFDDQEEGQGGQGQSGEAKFQLTDKSIDFLGYKSLRDLMGGLGRSSAGAHDTREYASGVEMTGELKNYEFGDTLNLDTTATLGNIMGKGFDQLEESDLVIRQAEYNSSAATVVLLDCSHSMILYGEDRFTPAKQVALALAHLIRTQYPGDTVKFVLFHDSAEEVPVSKLAQAQIGPYHTNTAGGLRLAQQLLRRENKDMKQIVMITDGKPSALTLPDGRIYKNAYGLDPYVLGATLREVANCRRSGIQVNTFMLARDPELVGFVRRVTEMTKGKAYFTTPYNIGQYVLMDFMTNKTKMVN from the coding sequence ATGGCGCGTGTCACGCGGTACAGCAAGTTCGAGGGCGAACTCGACCAGCTCGATTCCAGCGAGCTGATGCAGATGATTCAGGAAGCCCTGCTGGGCAAGGGCATGAACGATCCCTACGACCCCGACCCGGACGCGCGGCCCAGCATGAACGACCTGTTCGACGCGATTCTGGAAGCCCTCGCCGAACGGGGCATGCTCCCCGAGGACATGCTGATGGAGGCCATGCAGGCGGACGACGTGCGCGAAACCCGCCTGGGCCAGCAGATCGAGCGCCTGATGGACAAGCTCCAGCAGGACGGCTTCATCCGCAAGGAATTCGACGATCAGGAAGAGGGGCAGGGCGGCCAGGGCCAGAGCGGCGAGGCCAAGTTCCAGCTCACCGACAAGAGCATCGACTTCCTGGGCTACAAGAGCCTGCGCGACCTGATGGGCGGTCTGGGGAGGAGCAGCGCGGGCGCCCACGACACCCGCGAGTACGCCTCGGGTGTCGAGATGACCGGCGAGCTGAAAAACTACGAGTTCGGGGACACCCTGAACCTCGACACCACCGCCACCCTCGGCAACATCATGGGCAAGGGCTTCGACCAACTCGAAGAGTCCGACCTGGTGATCCGGCAGGCGGAATACAACTCCTCAGCGGCGACGGTCGTGCTGCTCGACTGCTCGCACTCCATGATCCTGTACGGCGAGGACCGCTTCACGCCCGCCAAGCAGGTGGCCCTCGCGCTGGCGCACCTGATCCGCACCCAGTACCCCGGCGACACGGTCAAGTTCGTCCTGTTCCACGACTCCGCCGAGGAGGTGCCGGTCAGCAAGCTGGCGCAGGCGCAGATCGGCCCGTACCACACCAACACGGCCGGGGGCCTGCGGCTCGCGCAGCAGCTCCTCAGGCGCGAGAACAAGGACATGAAGCAGATCGTGATGATCACCGACGGCAAACCCTCGGCCCTCACGCTGCCCGACGGCCGCATCTACAAGAACGCCTACGGCCTCGACCCCTATGTGCTGGGTGCGACGCTGCGCGAAGTGGCGAACTGCCGCCGCTCCGGCATTCAGGTCAACACCTTCATGCTGGCCCGCGACCCCGAACTCGTCGGCTTCGTGCGCCGCGTCACCGAGATGACCAAGGGCAAGGCCTACTTCACCACGCCGTACAACATCGGTCAGTACGTGCTGATGGACTTCATGACGAACAAGACGAAGATGGTGAATTAG
- a CDS encoding DinB family protein, producing the protein MKTPAHYADAFQMHRAALQDLYGMLPDEQGTFAPWEGGMSFIGLADHLAASSQRMLGRLGEEEAPPPILDTSGSADLPSARSRLQESTENALLTIRALSEEDLSRRVTAFGREMPVAALLDFLIQHEAHHKGQVWMMARMVGVKPPMFVKLG; encoded by the coding sequence ATGAAGACCCCTGCCCACTACGCCGACGCCTTCCAGATGCACCGCGCAGCCCTGCAAGACCTCTACGGGATGCTGCCCGACGAGCAGGGCACCTTCGCCCCCTGGGAAGGCGGCATGAGCTTTATCGGACTGGCGGACCACCTGGCGGCCAGCAGCCAGCGCATGTTGGGCAGGCTTGGTGAAGAGGAGGCACCGCCCCCCATCCTCGACACCAGCGGCAGCGCCGACCTCCCCAGTGCCCGCAGCCGCCTCCAGGAAAGCACCGAGAACGCGCTGCTCACCATCCGCGCCCTGAGCGAGGAGGACCTGAGCCGCCGCGTGACCGCCTTCGGGCGCGAGATGCCCGTCGCGGCCCTCCTCGACTTCCTGATCCAGCACGAGGCCCACCACAAGGGCCAGGTGTGGATGATGGCGCGGATGGTGGGCGTGAAGCCGCCGATGTTTGTAAAGCTGGGGTAG
- the mscL gene encoding large conductance mechanosensitive channel protein MscL, with protein MLKGFRDFILRGNVVDLAVAVVIGAAFTSVVNAFSTGFINPLIKAITGGGAKVGGSFTINGAVFDYGAFITAILNFLIVAAILYFLVVMPLNRLNQRFKREEKPAVAEPSNEEKLLAEIRDELRRRPGPTV; from the coding sequence ATGCTCAAGGGATTCCGGGATTTCATTCTGCGCGGCAACGTGGTGGATCTCGCAGTCGCTGTGGTGATCGGTGCTGCCTTTACCAGCGTCGTGAATGCCTTTTCCACTGGCTTCATCAATCCGCTGATCAAGGCGATTACCGGGGGCGGGGCGAAGGTCGGCGGGTCCTTTACCATCAACGGGGCGGTCTTCGACTACGGCGCCTTTATCACCGCGATCCTCAACTTCCTGATTGTCGCGGCCATCCTGTATTTCCTGGTGGTGATGCCTCTCAACCGCCTCAATCAACGCTTCAAGCGCGAGGAAAAACCCGCCGTTGCCGAACCCAGCAACGAGGAAAAGCTGCTGGCCGAGATTCGCGACGAGCTGCGCCGCCGTCCGGGACCGACGGTTTAA
- a CDS encoding bifunctional 3,4-dihydroxy-2-butanone-4-phosphate synthase/GTP cyclohydrolase II: MSLTPIPELLAELRAGRPVILVDDEHRENEGDLLMPAAAATPEWVNFMAREGRGLICVTLTPERARALDLTPMVMASTDPNGTAFTVSVDHASNSTGISAYDRAATIRALLDPASRPADFRRPGHIFPLVARPGGVLRRAGHTEAACDLARLAGFEPAGVICEIMNDSGEMSRLPELLAFGERHGLKVGSIEALIAYRLQHDPFMARVAEARLPTEYGEFRLVGFEDTLSGAEHVALVLGEVNEEPLLVRVHSECLTGDAFHSLRCDCGPQRDAALRAIAAEGRGAFVYLRQEGRGIGLLNKIRAYDLQDQGADTVEANLRLGFPADARDFGIGAQMLHLLGAKRLRVLTNNPRKLHSLGGFGLEVVERVPLHVGHNPHNAAYLATKARKLGHLALIPPSPESA, from the coding sequence GTGAGTCTCACGCCCATTCCCGAACTGCTGGCCGAACTCCGGGCGGGCCGCCCCGTCATCCTGGTGGACGACGAGCACCGCGAGAACGAGGGCGACCTGCTGATGCCCGCCGCTGCCGCCACGCCGGAGTGGGTGAACTTCATGGCGCGGGAGGGGCGCGGGCTGATCTGCGTGACCCTGACCCCGGAGCGGGCGCGGGCGCTGGACCTCACGCCGATGGTCATGGCCAGCACCGACCCCAACGGCACCGCCTTCACGGTCAGCGTGGACCACGCCAGCAACTCCACCGGCATCAGCGCCTACGACCGCGCGGCGACCATTCGGGCTCTGCTTGATCCCGCCTCCCGTCCGGCGGACTTCCGGCGACCGGGGCACATCTTCCCGCTGGTGGCGCGTCCCGGTGGGGTGCTGCGCCGCGCCGGGCACACCGAGGCGGCCTGCGACCTCGCGCGGCTGGCGGGCTTCGAGCCTGCGGGCGTCATCTGCGAGATCATGAACGATTCCGGCGAGATGAGCCGCCTCCCGGAACTGCTGGCCTTTGGCGAGCGGCACGGCCTCAAGGTGGGCAGCATCGAGGCGCTGATCGCCTACCGCCTGCAACACGACCCCTTCATGGCGCGGGTCGCGGAGGCCCGGCTCCCCACCGAGTACGGCGAGTTCCGGCTGGTGGGCTTCGAGGACACGCTGTCCGGGGCCGAACACGTCGCGCTGGTGCTGGGCGAGGTGAACGAGGAACCGCTGCTGGTGCGCGTCCACTCCGAGTGCCTCACCGGGGACGCCTTCCACAGCCTGCGCTGCGACTGCGGCCCCCAGCGCGACGCCGCCCTGCGGGCCATCGCGGCGGAGGGCCGGGGCGCCTTCGTCTACCTGCGGCAGGAGGGGCGCGGTATCGGCCTGCTGAACAAGATTCGTGCCTACGACCTGCAAGACCAGGGGGCCGACACGGTGGAGGCCAACCTCCGCCTGGGCTTCCCCGCCGACGCCCGCGACTTCGGCATCGGCGCGCAGATGCTGCACCTGCTGGGCGCGAAGAGGCTCCGGGTGCTGACCAACAATCCCCGCAAGCTGCATTCACTGGGCGGCTTCGGCCTGGAGGTGGTGGAGCGCGTCCCGCTGCATGTCGGCCATAACCCCCACAACGCCGCCTACCTCGCCACCAAGGCTAGGAAGCTCGGCCACCTGGCCCTCATTCCCCCCTCCCCGGAGTCCGCATGA
- a CDS encoding riboflavin synthase, with product MFTGIVEQVGRVRRAEERNGILTVTVAPERMWTDLELGESVACSGTCLTVTGWDGESFTADLSQETLKKTAPNWHAGVRLNLERAMTAAGRFGGHVVSGHVDGTGEILELREAPGAYTLRVRAAPHLARYLVPKGSVTVDGVSLTVVDTGGPGGSRTDLAPDEFTLWLVPHTLAVTALGEWREGAGVNLEADQMAKYVERLLLMRDFGWTEVSA from the coding sequence ATGTTTACCGGAATCGTGGAACAGGTGGGGCGCGTGAGGCGTGCCGAGGAACGGAATGGCATCCTCACCGTGACGGTGGCCCCGGAACGGATGTGGACAGACCTGGAACTGGGGGAGAGCGTCGCCTGCTCCGGCACCTGCCTGACGGTGACGGGCTGGGACGGGGAGAGTTTCACCGCCGACCTCTCGCAGGAGACGCTGAAGAAGACCGCCCCCAACTGGCACGCTGGGGTACGCCTGAACCTGGAACGCGCCATGACCGCTGCTGGCCGCTTCGGCGGGCACGTCGTCAGCGGACACGTGGACGGCACGGGCGAGATTCTGGAGCTGCGCGAGGCACCGGGGGCCTACACCCTGCGCGTCCGCGCCGCGCCCCACCTCGCCCGCTACCTCGTCCCCAAGGGCAGCGTCACCGTGGACGGCGTGAGCCTGACCGTGGTGGACACGGGGGGTCCGGGGGGCAGCCGCACCGACCTCGCGCCGGACGAGTTCACCCTCTGGCTGGTGCCGCACACCCTGGCCGTCACCGCGCTGGGGGAGTGGCGGGAGGGCGCCGGGGTGAATCTGGAGGCCGACCAGATGGCGAAGTATGTAGAGCGGCTGCTCTTGATGCGGGACTTCGGGTGGACGGAGGTGAGCGCGTGA